The window ggcaaaacaactagttgggtcatcatattttccacctcttaaacaaacatttgtcctcgaacgagtttataATCGTATCTGGTgtgctgaataaatgtggatatttgcttcgcatgtcctcctcggcctcccaagtcgcttcgtcgactggttggcccctccactaaaaTTTTATCGCAGAAATcatcttggacctcaactggtgaacctgcccgtcaacaatggcaactagttcctcttcataacccaagctctcatctagctgaaccgtgctgaagtatAACACATAGGACAAGTCGGCATAGATATGTGGAAAATCGGATGagctcccgatagactgggaggcaaggaaaGCTCGTAATTCATTTTAGTGAAATGATCAAAATCCCAGCCGAGGGTCGTTCTGGTGGCTTAGTGATTATGTGGATGCATAACTTGGTGATTGTAGAAAAGATAGCGAGAATGGATCAAGAACTTCATGCTATGATTAAGATACTTTGAATTGCAAACCTTGGCTTTTTAGTGCTTTAtatgccaatactactgttaatAATAGAAATATTATGTTGAATAATTTAGAAAATCTGCATAAGACTTATGTTGGTCCATGGTTGGCCGGAGGTGATTTTAACGATGTTTTAATGTCTGATGACAAGTGGGAAGGACGCCCTATAAATAATACTAGAGCCTCCAGGATTTGGAACTGTATTAACAAGTGTAAGCTATTAGATCTTGGTTTTAAGGGATGCAAATATACCTGGTCTAATTGTAGGAAAAGAAGTATTGGCCTGATTATGGAGAGATTAGATAGATATTTTGTTAATGACGAATGGCTTAATATTTATCCAAATGCTATAGTGAACCATCTCCCTAGAACCTACTCAGATCACAATCCTCTATTTATTAGACTAAGCCCTAGTTTTAAGAGCAACACTAGCAAACCTTTTAGGCTTGAAACCATGTGGTGCTCCCATCCAGACTTTATCAATATAATGGACAACTACTGGAGTACAAACATCTCTTAGAAGCAGTCAATTATTTTGAGCATGAAGTTACTCAGTGGAACAAGAAAGTCTTTGGTAACATCTTTCATAAGAAGCATACACTTCTTGCTAGACTTAATGGTATTCAATCCTCCGACAAATACACTTCGAGCCCCTTTTTGCAGCTGCTCGAATCTACTCTAGTTAATGAGTACAATAATGTTCTTAGGATTGAAGAGGATTTTTGGAAGCTTCGATCCAGAATTAATTGGCTCAATGATGGGGATACAAATACTAAATTTTTTCATATCTCCACCATCAATAGGCGTAGGCAGAATAGAATTATGCACTTCAATGATGATATGTGAAATTGGATTGAGGACCCCACCATCTAGTTGACCATACGTTAAACGTTTTTAGGGATATTTTCACCATAAGTCACATTAGTTCGGATTGGAAAGGCATCAACTCTAGTATTAGGTACTTTAACAAATTAAATTTGCACAACCTAGACAGACCGATTGCTGATCAAGATATTATTTTCGCTCTCTTATCTTTTAAACCATTTAAAGCTCCTGGATCGGATGGGTTTCATCCTTTCTTTTACCAACAATATTGGATCATTGTTGGTCATGCGGTGCTTAGTTATTGCAAAATTATCTTTAACACTCAACCAATCCATGAATTCCTTAATAACACTTTTATCTGCCTTATTCCAAAAATACCGAATGCAAATAATCTCAAATATTTTAGACCAATTGGTCTATGTAATACTATCTATACGATCATTCCCAAGATTATTACTAACCATATAAAGCCCTATTTGGATGAACTTATCAGTCCTTATCAAGCTAGTTTCATAAAGAATAGAAGAGCTAGTGATAACTCTATTATTATCCAAGAGGTCATCGCCAACTTTAATAAACAAAACGGTGCTAATCATGGCATGATTCTCAAAATTGATCTagaaaaagcttttgacagaTTCGAATGGTCATTCATCTTTTGAACCCTTCACTACTTTAATTTTTCTCCTAATATTACTAGATTGATTATGTCTTGTGTTACCACTAGTAACATTTTCATTCTAGTTAATGGGACTAGAACTCCTTTCTTTACGCCTAGGGGTATTAGACAAGGTGATCTTATGTCCCTTTACATTTTTATCCTAtgcatgaaaatattttctagataTATTAATCATGCAATTGAATGTGAAAATTGGGACCCTATTAAGTTATCTCCTAGGGGCCCTCCTTTGTCACATTTATTTTTTGCTGATGATTTAATTCTAATGGCTAGAGCCAATAAAAAATCTTGCTCTACTATTTTAGAAGGCATCAATATTTTCTGTAATTTATCAGGGCAGAAAATCAATACTACAAAATCAAAAATTATATTCTCCCTAAACTGCCTTGATAGTCTTAAAACTGAAATATCTAAATTTTTTGGCATTAATAGCTGCAACAACTTTGGCAAATATCTTGGATTTTCTATCTTAAGTAGACACCCTAAAGCATCAGACTTTCAATTTGTTATTGACAGGATGCGATCCAAGCTAGCCAACTAGAAAATTAGTTGTCTTACTATGACACGCAAATCGACATTGATCTCTTCTACTCTCTCTAGCATACTTAATCATGTTATGCAATATATCCGGCTGCTAGTTAAAATTCTTAATCACATTGACAAGATTCAATGGAATTTCTTTTGAGGGACTACTACTACTAAAAGAAAGTTGCATCTTGTTAACTGGAAAACTATCACTAAGCCTAAGTGCCAAGGGGGGTTAGGTCTAGTAAAAGCCTATTCAAAAAATTTGGCCTTATTAACCGGCTTAGATTGGAGATATTTTATTAATCCTACTTCACCTTGGGCTGACACTCTCATTAGGCAATGCTCTTCCAAGAAGAATCCTTTAAATAGCTCATTTATTTGGAAAACTATTCTCAAAGGTTGGTCCATCTGCAAGAAAGCTATAACTTTTGGAGATTGATAATggtaaaaatataatttgtttgAACCATAGATGGATCTTTAACCTCCCTCCCCTTCAAACCATTATTCATGGTCCCTTAGCCCCTCGCGAAGAGAGCCTTAATATCCATAATCTTTGGTCTGATGCAACATGGGATCTTTTGCTATTTCCTTCGAATTTCCtgattatttaaaaaattatattactaGCATTAACATCCCTCATAATGAACTTTGCAACGATCGTCCAATTTGGTCCATCCACGCAAATGGTATTTTTACCACTAAATCCACATAATTTTATTGACAACCATGAAAGGACTGTCAATGACTTTTACTGGATTTGACATCTTCGCGCTCTAAAAAAAATCATCTTCTTCCTATGGCTTTGTTACCATAATAGACTTCCAACTAGAACCTATCTTAACAATATTGGCATCACATTGATAGAACGTGTCCAATTCGTACGTGTGTGGAAGAAACCATTACTCATATATTCCTTTCTTGCCCCATAGCTAACATGTTTTGGAATGAAATTGGTATCAATAATACTAGCATCACACTGGTGGAGTACCATTGGATTGACACTGTAAAAATATTTCAACCCCTAATACCTTTCTTAATGTTAGATTGGCTTGAACTTTTTCCGTTTGCACTTTAGAATTTGTGgatcaatagaaacaataacaactTTAACAATGACCAAAAAAATCTCTCTCTAAGCCTAGTTATTACCCGTGCACAAGAATTTAAGCTCCTTAACTACAATCACTCTAGCCCCACCAACAAAAAGAGTATAAAGGTTAAATGGATTGGGTGGTATCATTCGAAATTCTACCTGAGACTGGATTGTTGGTTTCCAGGAACATACTCATGTGCTAGCTTAATCATACTTATGCCGAACTTCTTGCTTTAAAGCAAGGACTGCAGCTTGTCCATGAAAGAAACTTGAAGCCGTTAGAGGTGGAAACAGACTCAGTGGAAGTAATACAACTTATTCGAAGTAATTATCCTACATATAACTCAATCGTTCACTTTTGCCGGTGGTTAATGCTTCAGCTAGAGATTCAGGACATCATTCATAGTTTTCGCGAAGCAAATTCAGTAGCCCATCTCTTCGCAACAGAAAGTACCAAGCTAGACTGTTTCAACACTCAAGTGAAACTTGCTACCGTCCCTCACTTTGTGGCTGCCAACTTTCTAGCGGATCAAAGAGGGTCCTCCTTTACTAGAACTATTTCAGAGAGTTCATGTAATAAATTAGCTAGTCTTGGGATCTGTGCTATAATTGGCACGTCTGTTTTTTCTGATAGCTCCTTTAAATCTACAAATCATGTACTTGATCCCAATGGACTTCCATGATAGAACATTGTAATGCTACTTAGTTTATATTAATAAAGTATCGTtgttaaccaaaaaaaaaaagcaagaagaGAGAAAGGGGTGACTATAGGTTTTCGTAAAGAAGTAACTTTTGGACTTCTAATAGTAGATAAATAGGATAAAAgccaaaaaaattataaaaaagatAAATGAGTTTTTTTGGGCAAACTGCCACGTTACCTTGCcaagtatatatataaagaagTAACTTTTGGACTTCTAATAGCAGATAAATAGGATAAAAGCCAAAACATTTATAAAAAAGATAAATGAGTTTTTgggcaaatagagatgacacatcaCCTTGCCAAGTCcctcataaatatatatatatatatatatatatatatatatatatatatatatatatatatatatatatatatatatatatatatatataataaatgcTCCACTATTCACTAATCTTATAGCCAATAGTTTTTCCTAAGGAATTTTCATCAACGATCTTTTACTTGATGTTGGTGCATTTTTCTTTATTGTGTAATTTTCTTCTTTGTAATAATTTTCACCACTTAGATCTTAAATTAGTCTTTTAGTGTTTCGGAGCCGAAAATAGTATATGCAATACGTGATTTACCCTTCATAGATTACTTTTTAAGTTTTTGTCAACGGTTGGACTTACATTGTCCGGTTGAAGATTAAATtaacggcaaagggccaaatataacatttttgaaaataagctaattttttgaaagtacttttgaaaaatagcacttctcaaaataagctaatttttccagcttggccaaacgggctataaatCTTCTCAgcctgaaaataaataaaacggtaaagggccaaatataccctttctactttcgaaaatggtctaagaatacatttcgttatactattgggttatctatacccttatagtcatactttgggttcaaatatacccctcatttaaacggagggacacgtgtcatcgtcctgttggtcaattctaaatatcttctaattaattaaaaagacccattacccatacccgaaaaataatatttttttttgtaaaaattggaaaaaactaaaaatatttttttactaaaaactgaaaaaacgaaaatattttttttttccagtttttactaaaaaacttctttaaaaaaactgaaaaatattttctgaaacaatatttttgtaaaaactgaaaagtaattttctaaagcaattaaaaactggaaaaaactgaaatatttttaactaaaaactgaaaaaaaagaagaaaatatttgttttttcagcttttacaaaaacattgctttagaaaattactttttagtttttttttcagtttttacaaaaatattgttttagaaaatatttttcagttttttctaaagcagttttttagtaaaaattgaaaaaaaaatatttttgtttttttcaatttttagtaaaaataatttcagttttctccagtttttacaaaaaaaaaattgcttaaaaaaattatttttcgggtatgggtaattggtctttttaattaattagaagatatttagaattgaccaacatgaCGATAACACGTGTCCCTCCATTTAAATGAGgagtatatttgaacccaaagtatgactgcaggggtatagataaccaaatagtataacgagggataTTTTTAGATCATTTTCGAAAGTAGAGAGGCATAATTGGCCCTTTGCCGTTAAATAAATTACTATGTCCAATACCACAGGAACCAAAATTGGAATAAAGTAATAACTCTAAAAACCGTTATTTCCCATTGTTAAAATTGGTAACTAAGTATACTAAATAATTTGTTATCGTGAATTTAATTTGACCGATTGTAGGGTATAAACATACTTTCtttatagcctatttggccaagatTAAAAAATTAGCTAATTTTGTGAAGtgtttttgaaaagtatttttggtaagaaacagaTGTTTGGCgcaagtatttttctcaaaagtatttttttttaaaaataattttagtaaGAAGCTACTTTTTTGTACTTCTGTTTttactaaaaaaatatattttttcttttctaaaagcttggcaaaaaaaaaagtattttttttgaattttcttttctcgACTATGGAGAAACTTGGTCAAAACAGGTTATGAGAATGTACATGAACTATACCTAGGTTTAAACAAACTAGGATTTCCCGACCCACACCTAGGTTTAAACAAACTAGGATTTCCCAACCTTATGGGAACGGATTTTTGACTATTCCTTATAAAAACGACCCTTTAGATTTCTCATTGTCAATAGTTAAACTAAATTTGGTCTCTCGAATATTTCATCAAAATCATGGGTAATTTGAGGGAGGAAGTTCCAGCAGTTCCATGGTTGATGCTCGCAGAGAAGGAGGGAAAAGAAGAAAGTCGTGAGTTTTTCGACTTGTCAAAGGATGTTACCTATAGCACGAGTTTTCCAGAATTAGTGGGAAAGCGGTGTTTGGGAGTGGGATTTCCAGGTTGGATTTTCACAGCTGATGAACAAAAAAAGATGAATCTGTTTCATCTTTTCTCACGTTCTGTAATTAACCTCCCAGATATGGACATGTTGGAGGGTTTTGATTATGAATGGGAACGTGGTTCTTGTAGGTATTATGTGGAAAAAGCAGTAATATCTTCGAATCCTCTTACAACATCGGACTATGTTTTGGCCCTTATTCAAGGAtatcctcgttgttttgctttctgGAGACCAGGACAGAAGTCCTTTACTAATGTGGAGACACCTAGACGTGCATATTCTGATATTACTTGGCATGGTGGGCAATTCTACGGTGTTGATTTTATGGGCAACATTATTATTTTCGACTTCAGAGGTTCCGAAGAATATCCAACTGTAGCAACAGTTGTCAAAGGGATACCTCCTAGCTTAACTAGGGGCACACAGTTATACATGGTACATTCGTTGGGCGAACTACTGGTGATCACTCGAGACGGGGCTTTTCTGGATGAAGATGGGAGTTATGGAGTTAAAGAGTTTCATGTGTACAAGATTGATGTGGATAGGAAGAGTTATGAAGAGGTTGCGGACTTGGGGAATAGGGCACTATTCCTTGGCTCTAGTGCTACTTTGGCTGTTGCACAAGCCTATAAAATAGAGGGATGCAAGGGGAATTGTATCTATTTCACAGATGATTGTTGGCAGAGCTATTTCAATATCGAACGAGGTGGTGGGAAGGACATGGGCATATATAACTTGCTTGATGGAACCATTGAGCCTCATTACACTGGTGAATCTTACCACAAATTCAGTCCACCACTATGGATCTTCAAGTGATTGCTCCTATTTTAGTTTTGAGTTGTGTTGTACGCTTAGGTTGCGCTGTTTTTGCCATCTACAAGTTCTTTAGTTTACTTTAGTCTTGCTTTGGATGAGTAGCTACTTCTTTGTTTTGATTTCTAGTTTCGTTGTTGGTACAGAATAAAAACCCTTTACTATTATTTTGTAAAGCATTTCTTTCTAGACACGTTCCAGAGTAT is drawn from Nicotiana tabacum cultivar K326 chromosome 22, ASM71507v2, whole genome shotgun sequence and contains these coding sequences:
- the LOC107791173 gene encoding F-box protein SKIP23 is translated as MGNLREEVPAVPWLMLAEKEGKEESREFFDLSKDVTYSTSFPELVGKRCLGVGFPGWIFTADEQKKMNLFHLFSRSVINLPDMDMLEGFDYEWERGSCRYYVEKAVISSNPLTTSDYVLALIQGYPRCFAFWRPGQKSFTNVETPRRAYSDITWHGGQFYGVDFMGNIIIFDFRGSEEYPTVATVVKGIPPSLTRGTQLYMVHSLGELLVITRDGAFLDEDGSYGVKEFHVYKIDVDRKSYEEVADLGNRALFLGSSATLAVAQAYKIEGCKGNCIYFTDDCWQSYFNIERGGGKDMGIYNLLDGTIEPHYTGESYHKFSPPLWIFK